A section of the Phaseolus vulgaris cultivar G19833 chromosome 8, P. vulgaris v2.0, whole genome shotgun sequence genome encodes:
- the LOC137826968 gene encoding suppressor protein SRP40-like — protein sequence MSSGTELRSYPAGIASYGNNERKVVVPRYLRASTGSCHDFCKYGRMDVQEAKEKLSMIKRAGRRSLSRSSEDSIGGITISVAKQKASLDSKPTKMSKVKNSDSLNSVPQISDASDKNKLEIPSKSSRSQKQIGNKAMKNTAKASSVRVQPSFLPKSHISLILETRKGEISSSFEAEIPSKPTFKRVESSPAATSERVKTHPKLTSQLVKASSKSISTMKQASSKVSCCEDKEMLLSEKHATSVKTISSMNSSEGLGGQRISKMKKRETSPNSSSGGIGSVSARKHKGLKIVPHLMNQPAIEVEPEEHNKEAQEKTLYVIKMESANQSSQSDQNESQEIESPLSNSISQTSSQEDQKESDYANTEFEEDVFPQNHELEYLTIVDTLETEENEKPQKDVEVVFSEDKDCQKLSGELDETQIDKDNLKSLKIERGEVLRDNATDSKAAALTCPEKVVLKCQDVQDKKDGEGLYNNVIEETASNLVETRKGRVKALIDAFEKRTLANTFN from the coding sequence ATGTCAAGTGGTACTGAATTAAGAAGCTACCCAGCTGGAATAGCAAGCTATGGAAATAATGAAAGAAAAGTTGTGGTTCCTCGTTATCTCAGAGCATCTACTGGCTCCTGTCATGATTTTTGTAAATATGGGAGGATGGATGTACAGGAAGCAAAGGAGAAACTTTCCATGATTAAGAGAGCTGGAAGAAGATCACTTTCCCGAAGTTCAGAGGACAGTATTGGTGGGATAACGATATCAGTTGCCAAACAGAAAGCATCGCTTGATTCCAAGCCAACAAAGATGTCAAAAGTGAAAAACAGTGATTCACTCAATTCTGTGCCTCAGATTTCTGATGCCTCTGACAAAAATAAGCTGGAAATCCCATCAAAATCATCTCGAAGCCAAAAGCAAATAGGGAATAAAGCTATGAAAAACACAGCCAAAGCATCATCTGTCAGGGTCCAACCATCATTCCTTCCAAAGTCACATATTTCTTTAATCCTTGAAACAAGGAAGGGGGAAATTTCTTCAAGTTTTGAGGCGGAAATTCCATCAAAACCAACATTCAAAAGGGTGGAATCTTCTCCGGCAGCAACTTCTGAGAGGGTGAAAACTCATCCAAAATTAACTTCCCAATTAGTCAAAGCTTCATCAAAGTCTATTTCTACGATGAAGCAAGCTTCATCAAAGGTGTCTTGTTGTGAAGATAAAGAAATGCTTTTGTCCGAAAAGCATGCGACTTCAGTGAAGACCATATCTTCAATGAATTCTTCTGAGGGACTTGGTGGCCAAAGGATTAGTAAGATGAAAAAGAGAGAAACCTCACCCAATTCTTCATCCGGAGGCATTGGAAGCGTTAGTGCAAGAAAGCACAAAGGCCTGAAAATTGTGCCTCATCTTATGAATCAACCCGCTATAGAAGTAGAACCTGAAGAGCACAACAAGGAGGCTCAGGAAAAGACTTTGTATGTCATCAAGATGGAAAGTGCAAACCAAAGTTCACAATCTGATCAAAACGAAAGCCAGGAAATTGAATCCCCCCTTTCTAACTCAATTTCTCAAACCTCATcccaagaagaccaaaaggaatcTGACTATGCAAATACTGAATTTGAGGAGGATGTTTTTccacaaaatcatgaacttgaaTACCTGACCATTGTGGACACATTGGAAACTGAGGAGAATGAAAAGCCTCAAAAAGATGTTGAGGTTGTTTTTTCTGAAGACAAGGACTGCCAAAAGCTGAGTGGAGAATTGGATGAAACTCAAATTGACAAAGATAATCTGAAAAGCCTGAAAATTGAGAGAGGAGAAGTGTTAAGGGACAACGCCACTGATTCCAAGGCTGCTGCTTTAACTTGTCCAGAGAAGGTTGTTTTGAAATGTCAAGATGTGCAGGACAAGAAGGATGGAGAAGGATTGTATAATAATGTGATTGAAGAAACAGCAAGTAATCTGGTTGAAACTCGGAAGGGCAGGGTTAAAGCATTGATTGATGCCTTTGAAAAAAGGACTTTGGCAAACACTTTCAACTGA
- the LOC137826172 gene encoding uncharacterized protein, which translates to MWNFASSVIAGSVAPKNDSPKPIHPASEYSDDETSMVSREERLECPICWESFNIVENVPYVLWCGHTLCKNCILGLQWAVVKFPTLPIQLPLFISCPWCNLLSLRLVYQGNMKFPRKNYFLLWMVESMNGDGVKSHSTVCGDRQPVWPIKDSLATVSQLSHSSLHRGQICHPEYSISNQYHVNTSNYLSIETLHASLRKSLVLFVHLTAKFPLIIIFLLIVLYAIPASAAILALYILVTVVFALPSFLILYFAYPSLDWLVREIIN; encoded by the coding sequence ATGTGGAACTTTGCGTCTAGTGTCATTGCTGGAAGTGTGGCTCCGAAAAATGATTCTCCAAAGCCAATTCACCCTGCTTCAGAATATTCTGATGACGAGACTTCTATGGTGAGCAGAGAGGAAAGGCTGGAATGCCCAATATGTTGGGAATCCTTTAACATTGTTGAAAATGTGCCTTATGTCTTGTGGTGTGGTCACACTCTTTGTAAAAATTGCATCCTTGGATTACAATGGGCTGTGGTGAAATTTCCAACACTGCCGATTCAGCTTCCACTGTTTATCTCCTGCCCATGGTGTAACCTTTTGTCTCTCCGTTTAGTGTACCAGGGAAATATGAAATTCCCTCGCAAGAACTACTTTCTTCTTTGGATGGTTGAGAGCATGAACGGTGATGGAGTGAAGTCACATTCTACTGTGTGTGGGGATCGTCAACCAGTTTGGCCAATTAAAGACAGCTTAgcaacagtaagccaattaagcCACAGTAGCCTTCATAGAGGACAAATTTGTCATCCAGAGTATTCAATTTCCAATCAGTATCATGTCAATACCAGTAATTACCTTAGTATAGAAACCCTGCATGCATCGCTGCGGAAGTCGCTGGTTTTATTTGTTCACTTGACTGCAAAGTTCCCATTgatcattatttttcttttgattgtCTTGTATGCAATACCTGCCAGTGCAGCCATTTTGGCTCTGTATATACTTGTTACCGTTGTGTTTGCTCTCCCATCATTTCTCATCTTGTACTTTGCATATCCTAGTTTGGATTGGCTTGTCAGGGAAATTATCAATTGA
- the LOC137826987 gene encoding magnesium transporter MRS2-3-like isoform X1: MESKFRMWKRGREKRQTTEIRKKERREWLLLDGKGKMELVEAGNDAIIKRTGLPACDLRKLDPLLSYPSILLGCERAVVINLEHVKAVITVQTVLLFNSRDPSITLFVHELQAWILRHHQDSSSSKHHVHPDAINILPFELVALEGCLRSACNKLVKDEGQLDDVEKLHTLLETYFVQMDGTLNKLWTLKEYLRKKEADIIRTRDYQHDKFYMLGLILCTASLVLDLSLKEYLRKKEADIISTRNYQHCK, translated from the exons atggaAAGTAAATTTAGGATGTGGAAAAGAGGCAGAGAGAAGAGACAGACAACTGAGATTAGGAAGAAGGAAAGAAGAGAATGGCTGTTGCTCGACGGGAAAGGGAAGATGGAGTTGGTGGAGGCCGGGAACGACGCCATCATAAAACGTACCGGCCTTCCCGCCTGTGATCTCCGCAAATTGGACCCTCTCCTCTCCTACCCTTCCATCCTTCTCGGTTGTGAGAGAGCCGTCGTCATCAACTTGGAGCACGTCAAGGCTGTCATCACTGTCCAAACGGTCCTCCTTTTCAACTCACGTGACCCATCCATTACCCTCTTCGTCCACGAGCTTCAAGCCTGGATCCTCCGCCACCACCAAGACTCCTCTTCTTCCAAACACCACGTCCACCCCGACGCCATCAACATTCTCCCTTTCGAGTTAGTAGCCCTTGAGGGCTGCCTTAGATCCGCATGTAACAAATTGGTTAAGGAC GAGGGACAACTTGATGATGTCGAAAAACTTCATACTCTTTTGGAGACTTACTTTGTGCAGATGGATGGCACCTTGAATAAGCTCTGGACG ctgaaggaatatcttcGGAAGAAGGAGGCCGACATCATACGCACGCGTGATTACCAACATGACAAATTCTACATGCTGGGATTAATATTGTGCACAGCATCCTTGGTATTGGATTTGTCG ctgaaggaatatcttcGTAAGAAGGAGGCCGACATCATAAGCACGCGTAATTACCAACATTGCAAATAA
- the LOC137826987 gene encoding magnesium transporter MRS2-3-like isoform X2 gives MESKFRMWKRGREKRQTTEIRKKERREWLLLDGKGKMELVEAGNDAIIKRTGLPACDLRKLDPLLSYPSILLGCERAVVINLEHVKAVITVQTVLLFNSRDPSITLFVHELQAWILRHHQDSSSSKHHVHPDAINILPFELVALEGCLRSACNKLVKDEGQLDDVEKLHTLLETYFVQMDGTLNKLWTEYLRKKEADIIRTRDYQHDKFYMLGLILCTASLVLDLSLKEYLRKKEADIISTRNYQHCK, from the exons atggaAAGTAAATTTAGGATGTGGAAAAGAGGCAGAGAGAAGAGACAGACAACTGAGATTAGGAAGAAGGAAAGAAGAGAATGGCTGTTGCTCGACGGGAAAGGGAAGATGGAGTTGGTGGAGGCCGGGAACGACGCCATCATAAAACGTACCGGCCTTCCCGCCTGTGATCTCCGCAAATTGGACCCTCTCCTCTCCTACCCTTCCATCCTTCTCGGTTGTGAGAGAGCCGTCGTCATCAACTTGGAGCACGTCAAGGCTGTCATCACTGTCCAAACGGTCCTCCTTTTCAACTCACGTGACCCATCCATTACCCTCTTCGTCCACGAGCTTCAAGCCTGGATCCTCCGCCACCACCAAGACTCCTCTTCTTCCAAACACCACGTCCACCCCGACGCCATCAACATTCTCCCTTTCGAGTTAGTAGCCCTTGAGGGCTGCCTTAGATCCGCATGTAACAAATTGGTTAAGGAC GAGGGACAACTTGATGATGTCGAAAAACTTCATACTCTTTTGGAGACTTACTTTGTGCAGATGGATGGCACCTTGAATAAGCTCTGGACG gaatatcttcGGAAGAAGGAGGCCGACATCATACGCACGCGTGATTACCAACATGACAAATTCTACATGCTGGGATTAATATTGTGCACAGCATCCTTGGTATTGGATTTGTCG ctgaaggaatatcttcGTAAGAAGGAGGCCGACATCATAAGCACGCGTAATTACCAACATTGCAAATAA